The proteins below come from a single Asanoa ferruginea genomic window:
- a CDS encoding glycoside hydrolase has translation MSTVEGWECRLVGTDDWRPVPVPGSWEQTGIPLDHPGPVDYRATFDVPVGGARLRLRFGAVSYACEVLVNGRVAGQHVGMWDAFEVDITGLVTPGQPAEVLVRAEKPASLTGGPDAPPVPGRYPARETLAGFLPYVWGHSHGGVWRPVELLVTGECALGDVDVSGTADGRLSVAATLLGPGELTVSVRDPSGVVVARSVGNGTLTIPDPRPWSPHDPALYAVTVHTSGGDSKTVYTGLRTLEADGSLLRLNGEPLYPRMILSWGWYPDQLHPDPGPERVRADLIELRRLGFNGVKLCLWFPPDYYFAIADELGMLLWVELPMWLPHPTPHFRTQLFAEASRLVRAAANHPSVILLTLGCELSSAVGADVLGPLYDLVKRLAPGTLVRDNSGSGEAYGGLLDEFADFDDHHFYCEPAYFRGTLDHFAPRWRAARPWLFGEFCDLDTFRDLRRLDSPWWTSADPAVNPQGARWQYDVPDQEKTLRGNGFWDRGAELERISARQAVLHRKVTLEAVRVRADTSGYVITGERDTPISTAGLFDDSGALKVDAASFAQFNADLVVGLDWDRRRAWTAGGDRPAPWDTWCHPAGALVRPHLVLAHHGRTGGRAEVRWRVDLADGGEAESAAVEPGAVEPGLVKPGADASGLVEPGLVEAGPVEPGPDASGLVASGSLAADIAAGAVAGLGIAAFTVPAVDRPRRAVLRVEVDCAGQRTSNSWSFWFLPDRGWPGPVAVVDPAGRLTDLAALGAQVVPVETPGAVLLATAWTEPVRQHLRAGGNAVLLVDAACVDPPLPVAAMPFWREAVKVIEPHEAWGDFPHDGWTDLQFAGMAPDLALDVTALPIGGRPLLRRVDTRTSQVHDYAVEVPWSAGRLIVSTLRFDGSGGDQPLGLRRNTSAAYLLGQWVRALGKES, from the coding sequence GTGAGCACGGTCGAGGGCTGGGAGTGCCGGCTGGTCGGCACCGACGACTGGCGACCGGTGCCGGTGCCCGGGTCGTGGGAGCAGACCGGGATTCCCTTGGACCATCCCGGTCCGGTGGACTATCGCGCGACGTTCGACGTGCCGGTCGGCGGCGCCCGCTTGCGGTTGCGGTTCGGCGCCGTCAGCTATGCCTGCGAGGTGCTGGTCAACGGCCGCGTGGCCGGGCAGCACGTCGGGATGTGGGACGCGTTCGAGGTCGACATCACCGGTCTCGTCACCCCGGGTCAGCCCGCCGAGGTGCTGGTGCGGGCCGAGAAACCGGCCAGCCTGACCGGTGGGCCCGACGCGCCGCCGGTGCCCGGCCGCTATCCCGCCCGGGAGACGCTGGCCGGCTTCCTGCCCTACGTCTGGGGGCACTCGCACGGCGGTGTCTGGCGGCCGGTCGAGTTGCTGGTCACCGGCGAGTGCGCGCTCGGCGACGTCGACGTTTCCGGCACCGCCGACGGCCGGTTGTCGGTCGCGGCCACGCTGCTCGGGCCGGGCGAGCTGACCGTCTCGGTGCGCGATCCTTCCGGGGTGGTGGTCGCGCGATCGGTCGGGAACGGAACGCTGACGATCCCCGATCCGCGGCCCTGGTCGCCGCACGACCCGGCGCTCTACGCGGTCACCGTGCACACCTCCGGCGGCGACTCGAAGACTGTCTACACCGGACTGCGCACGCTCGAGGCCGACGGGTCGCTGCTGCGGCTCAACGGCGAACCGCTCTATCCCCGGATGATCCTCTCCTGGGGCTGGTATCCGGACCAGCTGCACCCCGACCCGGGCCCCGAGCGGGTCCGGGCCGACCTGATCGAGCTGCGCCGGCTCGGCTTCAACGGCGTCAAGCTCTGCCTCTGGTTCCCGCCCGACTACTACTTCGCGATCGCCGACGAGCTGGGCATGCTGCTCTGGGTCGAGCTGCCGATGTGGCTGCCGCACCCCACACCGCACTTCCGGACGCAGCTCTTCGCCGAGGCGTCACGGTTGGTCCGCGCCGCCGCCAACCATCCGTCGGTCATCCTGCTCACGCTCGGCTGCGAGCTGTCCTCGGCCGTCGGCGCCGACGTGCTGGGGCCGCTCTACGACCTCGTGAAGCGGCTCGCGCCGGGCACGCTGGTGCGCGACAACAGCGGCTCGGGGGAGGCCTACGGCGGGCTGCTCGACGAGTTCGCCGACTTCGACGACCACCACTTCTACTGCGAACCCGCCTACTTCCGGGGCACCCTCGACCACTTCGCGCCCCGCTGGCGGGCGGCCCGGCCGTGGCTGTTCGGCGAGTTCTGCGACCTCGACACCTTCCGCGACCTGCGCCGGCTGGACTCTCCGTGGTGGACCAGCGCGGACCCGGCGGTCAACCCGCAGGGTGCCCGCTGGCAATACGACGTGCCCGACCAGGAGAAGACGTTGCGGGGCAACGGCTTCTGGGACCGTGGTGCCGAGCTGGAACGGATCTCCGCCCGACAGGCGGTGTTGCACCGCAAGGTGACCCTGGAGGCGGTCCGGGTCCGCGCCGACACTAGCGGCTACGTCATCACCGGCGAGCGGGACACCCCGATCAGCACGGCCGGGCTCTTCGACGACTCCGGCGCGCTGAAGGTCGACGCGGCATCGTTCGCGCAGTTCAACGCCGACCTCGTGGTCGGGTTGGACTGGGACCGCCGACGCGCGTGGACCGCCGGCGGCGACCGGCCGGCGCCCTGGGACACCTGGTGCCATCCGGCCGGTGCCTTGGTTCGCCCCCACCTGGTGCTGGCCCACCACGGCCGCACCGGCGGCCGGGCGGAGGTCCGCTGGCGGGTCGACCTGGCCGACGGCGGCGAGGCCGAGTCCGCGGCGGTCGAGCCCGGCGCGGTCGAGCCCGGTTTGGTCAAGCCCGGCGCGGACGCGTCCGGTTTGGTCGAGCCCGGTTTGGTCGAGGCCGGCCCGGTCGAGCCCGGCCCGGACGCGTCCGGTTTGGTCGCCTCGGGCTCGTTGGCCGCCGACATCGCGGCCGGCGCCGTCGCCGGGTTGGGCATCGCGGCGTTCACCGTGCCCGCGGTCGACCGTCCCCGCCGGGCGGTGCTGCGCGTCGAGGTCGACTGTGCCGGTCAGCGCACCAGCAACAGTTGGTCGTTCTGGTTCCTGCCCGACCGCGGTTGGCCCGGGCCGGTCGCCGTCGTGGATCCGGCCGGTCGACTGACCGACCTGGCCGCGCTCGGGGCTCAGGTGGTCCCGGTGGAGACACCCGGCGCGGTTCTGCTGGCCACCGCCTGGACCGAGCCGGTCCGCCAGCACCTGCGCGCCGGCGGCAACGCCGTGCTGCTGGTCGACGCGGCCTGCGTCGACCCGCCGCTGCCGGTCGCGGCCATGCCGTTCTGGCGCGAGGCGGTCAAGGTGATCGAGCCGCACGAGGCCTGGGGCGACTTCCCGCACGACGGCTGGACCGACCTCCAGTTCGCCGGGATGGCGCCGGACCTGGCCCTCGACGTCACCGCCCTGCCGATCGGCGGCCGGCCGCTGCTACGCCGGGTGGACACCCGGACCAGCCAGGTGCACGACTACGCGGTCGAGGTGCCCTGGTCCGCCGGCCGGCTGATCGTCAGCACGCTGCGCTTCGACGGCTCCGGCGGCGACCAGCCGCTCGGCCTGCGCCGCAACACCAGCGCCGCCTACCTGCTCGGGCAGTGGGTGCGGGCCCTGGGGAAGGAGAGCTGA
- a CDS encoding glycoside hydrolase family 172 protein produces MLGTSLLTAGRSRSISPENVTGAKGAGGAATTGTGTAAARDLGPGWKISPSVEVPAGGTHLLGELTGPGVIRHLWCTTHPRHWRSLILRIHWDGAPDPAVAVPLGDFFCSGWGEFAQVSSVPVAVNPRGGFNAYWEMPYRVGARLTVENLGPEPALLFYQIDYELTEVPEGAAYLHAAWRRSNPVGDREPHTILEGVAGPGHYVGTYLAWGVNNAGWWGEGEVKFYLDGDDELPTICGTGTEDYFGGAWNFDVPGEGYTAFTTPYLGLPQVLRPDGLYRSQQRFGMYRWHLPDPIRFATDLRVTVQALGWRSGGRYLPLRDDIASTAWWYAAPPDHGPVPDFDPDHLEVI; encoded by the coding sequence ATGCTGGGCACGTCGCTGTTGACGGCCGGCCGGAGCCGGTCGATCAGCCCGGAGAACGTCACTGGCGCCAAAGGCGCCGGAGGCGCGGCGACCACCGGCACCGGCACGGCCGCCGCCCGCGACCTCGGCCCGGGCTGGAAGATCTCGCCGAGCGTCGAGGTGCCGGCCGGCGGCACGCACCTGCTCGGCGAGCTGACCGGCCCCGGCGTGATCCGGCACCTCTGGTGCACCACGCATCCTCGGCACTGGCGCTCGCTGATCCTGCGGATCCACTGGGACGGCGCGCCGGACCCGGCGGTCGCCGTGCCGCTCGGCGATTTCTTCTGCTCGGGGTGGGGCGAGTTCGCCCAGGTCAGCTCCGTGCCCGTGGCGGTCAACCCGCGCGGCGGGTTCAACGCCTACTGGGAGATGCCCTACCGGGTCGGCGCCCGGCTGACCGTCGAGAACCTCGGGCCGGAGCCGGCGCTGCTGTTCTACCAGATCGACTACGAGCTGACCGAGGTGCCGGAGGGCGCGGCCTATCTGCACGCGGCATGGCGGCGCAGCAACCCGGTCGGCGACCGGGAGCCGCACACGATCCTCGAGGGCGTGGCCGGGCCGGGCCACTACGTCGGCACCTACCTGGCCTGGGGCGTCAACAACGCCGGCTGGTGGGGCGAGGGCGAGGTGAAGTTCTACCTCGACGGCGACGACGAGCTACCGACGATCTGCGGCACCGGCACGGAAGACTATTTCGGCGGCGCCTGGAACTTCGACGTCCCCGGTGAGGGCTACACCGCGTTCACCACGCCCTATCTCGGGCTGCCGCAGGTGCTCCGGCCGGACGGCCTTTACCGCAGCCAGCAGCGGTTCGGGATGTATCGGTGGCACCTGCCGGACCCGATCCGGTTCGCCACCGACCTGCGGGTCACCGTGCAGGCGCTCGGCTGGCGGTCCGGCGGGCGCTACCTGCCCCTGCGCGACGACATCGCGTCGACCGCGTGGTGGTATGCCGCCCCGCCGGACCACGGCCCGGTGCCCGACTTCGACCCGGACCACCTCGAGGTCATCTGA
- a CDS encoding peptidoglycan-binding domain-containing protein: protein MLTRRRLIATAAAATAAAVLPGGAAHAALPEVDMEAVIKAAQIDPRRPDTALTPGAKASVLEVERALQARGLLASTYVDGHFGTSTISAYAAYQRSLGYTGLDATGLPGPTSLRSLGTNRYTVVRAISPGSIVTLRGVQVNTRTRTMLLEAERLIGSTLTLTQGSYNTGTAASAGTHDGGGALDISVTGLSTATRTTVVRQLRTVGFAAWLRNPSQGDWPYHIHAIAISDTDQSTGAQHQAGDYYLGQNGLANRGADDGPAVTPKRTWEEYQRM from the coding sequence ATGCTGACCCGAAGGCGCCTGATCGCCACCGCCGCGGCCGCGACCGCCGCCGCCGTGTTGCCGGGCGGCGCCGCCCACGCGGCCCTGCCGGAGGTCGACATGGAGGCGGTCATCAAGGCCGCCCAGATCGACCCGCGCCGGCCGGACACCGCGCTGACGCCGGGCGCCAAGGCCAGCGTGCTCGAGGTGGAGCGCGCCCTCCAGGCGCGCGGCCTGCTCGCCTCGACCTATGTGGATGGTCACTTCGGGACGAGCACGATCTCGGCGTACGCGGCCTATCAACGCTCGCTCGGCTACACCGGCCTCGACGCCACCGGCCTGCCCGGCCCGACCTCGCTGCGGTCGCTCGGCACCAACCGCTACACCGTCGTCCGGGCGATCTCCCCCGGCAGCATCGTCACGCTGCGCGGCGTGCAGGTGAACACCCGCACCCGGACGATGCTGCTGGAGGCCGAGCGCCTGATCGGCAGCACGCTGACGCTGACCCAGGGCAGCTACAACACCGGCACCGCGGCGTCGGCCGGCACCCATGACGGCGGCGGGGCCCTCGACATCTCGGTGACCGGCCTGTCCACCGCCACCCGCACGACGGTGGTGCGCCAGTTGCGCACCGTCGGGTTCGCGGCCTGGCTGCGCAACCCTTCCCAGGGCGACTGGCCCTACCACATCCACGCGATCGCGATCTCCGACACCGACCAGTCGACCGGTGCCCAGCACCAGGCCGGCGACTACTACCTGGGCCAGAACGGCCTGGCCAACCGCGGCGCCGACGACGGCCCGGCGGTCACGCCGAAGCGCACCTGGGAGGAATACCAGCGGATGTGA
- a CDS encoding SAM-dependent methyltransferase, whose amino-acid sequence MVPAVPRTARDLRYITTVLALTVYRFAPRGDDLQRRIHDLIVTKAQPVPAGARMLDIGCGSGSLVVKLAKAAPDSFVTGVDSWGRDWEYSQRQCAENARIEGVADRTAFHQQSAAAVDGSFDVVVSCLTFHEVGDLESATGALVAALRVVGPGGRFAFLDLFGDPGHYPSPDGVREAIEGAGGTIEEFGGLADALPLPFPLRHPKVLGHALLVVGSRPRH is encoded by the coding sequence GTGGTTCCTGCTGTTCCTCGCACCGCTCGCGATCTTCGCTACATCACGACGGTCCTGGCGCTCACCGTCTACCGCTTCGCGCCACGCGGCGACGACCTCCAGCGCCGGATCCACGACCTCATCGTCACCAAGGCCCAGCCAGTCCCGGCGGGCGCCCGGATGCTCGACATCGGATGCGGCAGCGGCAGCCTGGTCGTCAAGCTCGCCAAGGCGGCGCCGGACAGCTTCGTGACCGGCGTCGACTCGTGGGGACGCGACTGGGAATACTCGCAGCGGCAGTGCGCGGAGAACGCCCGGATCGAGGGGGTCGCCGACCGGACGGCGTTCCACCAGCAGAGCGCGGCCGCCGTCGACGGCAGCTTCGACGTGGTCGTGAGCTGCCTGACGTTCCACGAGGTCGGCGACCTGGAGAGCGCCACCGGCGCGCTGGTCGCGGCGCTGCGGGTGGTCGGCCCGGGTGGGCGGTTCGCCTTCCTCGACCTGTTCGGCGACCCGGGCCACTACCCGTCGCCGGACGGCGTCCGGGAGGCGATCGAAGGGGCGGGCGGCACGATCGAGGAGTTCGGCGGGCTGGCCGACGCCCTGCCGCTGCCGTTCCCGCTGCGGCATCCGAAGGTGCTCGGGCACGCGCTGCTCGTTGTCGGGAGCAGACCCAGACATTGA
- a CDS encoding AfsR/SARP family transcriptional regulator, producing the protein MSVRVRVLGPVGVVGPGGPATLVGARQRTLLALLALNAGTVVPCARLVDALWGDDPPRTAVRTLHSHVSRVRQALEACGLPGVLLTRDPGYLLGLPRDQVDAHRFEDAVREARACLDGGSPDRAAALLDEGLAWWRGDALADGAPDGWGRAEADRLTEIRLAATEDLWDARLHLDRHAEAVPELERLAAAHPTRERLVGLLMLALFHCGRHVDALDRYRRLSAHLADEFGVDPGSRVRELHAAILRGDLAVPDRTVATQLPARVGHFAGRVDELGALSRWLAEPSPETQVMVVRGSAGIGKTALVVRWAHEVAARFPDGIVFVDLRGHDPETALTPGEVLAHVLDALGLPRDRLPASAEQRTAVYRSLIHGRRTLVVLDNAGTADHVLPLVPNSANSRVLVTSRHRLAAVSAYHVVRHVELDALGPDDAHTLLARVLGRARVAAEPEATARLAELCGRIPIALRVAAARLSGRPRQPMAELVADLSDEGRLDALSVDGDTHSVRTVFASAYEVLSDPAARMFRLLGLHPSGNVSSWLAAAVTGDTHGRGRRGIDELAAAHLLSEVAVGRYRFHDLMRLYAVERAERDEEGAARDDAVGRLLDWYLAVASAANRVLDPARDRVVATPRQPPRELPFGTDPDEVLAFLDGERDNLVPVAGFALRHGHHRTVCQLAYLTSGYFESRGYADSRIAIHRLGLEAARRGADPVVEGLMHSGLGVALIAARRYEDALGELREALRLMAAAGDQRGVGHAYNNLAAALGELGRFDEAIVACEQAHAVHVANAHTLGAILALNNLGHLYARVGQPEQSLHHLRRGLRLARDANDRRLEAAIQHGIGETHRSTGTLDPALEAFAEALALRRGAGNRHYEARTLVEIGTTLIMAGRRAEAGKPLEEALTIAGELGDEHLADRARAELARLG; encoded by the coding sequence GTGTCGGTGCGCGTGCGGGTGCTCGGCCCGGTCGGCGTCGTCGGGCCCGGCGGCCCGGCCACGCTGGTCGGCGCGCGGCAACGGACGCTGCTGGCGCTGCTCGCGCTCAACGCCGGCACGGTCGTCCCGTGCGCCCGCCTGGTCGACGCGCTCTGGGGCGATGATCCACCCAGGACGGCCGTGCGGACCCTGCACAGCCACGTCTCCCGGGTCCGACAGGCTCTGGAGGCCTGCGGGCTGCCCGGCGTGCTGCTCACCCGTGACCCCGGCTATCTGCTCGGCCTTCCCCGCGACCAGGTCGACGCGCACCGGTTCGAAGACGCCGTCAGGGAGGCCCGGGCGTGCCTCGACGGCGGCTCGCCGGACCGGGCCGCGGCCCTGCTCGACGAGGGCCTGGCCTGGTGGCGCGGCGATGCGCTCGCCGACGGCGCGCCCGACGGGTGGGGCCGCGCCGAGGCCGACCGGCTCACCGAGATCCGGCTCGCCGCCACCGAAGACCTGTGGGACGCGCGGCTCCACCTCGACCGCCACGCCGAGGCGGTGCCCGAGCTGGAACGACTCGCGGCCGCCCACCCGACCCGCGAACGGCTGGTCGGGCTGCTCATGCTCGCCCTCTTCCACTGTGGACGCCACGTCGACGCGCTCGACCGCTATCGCCGGCTGAGCGCGCATCTGGCCGACGAGTTCGGTGTCGATCCCGGGTCGCGGGTCCGGGAGCTGCACGCGGCGATCCTGCGCGGCGACCTGGCGGTGCCGGACCGCACCGTCGCCACCCAACTCCCCGCCCGGGTCGGGCATTTCGCCGGCCGGGTCGACGAGCTGGGCGCGTTGTCCCGGTGGCTGGCCGAGCCGAGCCCGGAGACCCAGGTCATGGTCGTCCGCGGTTCCGCCGGCATCGGCAAGACCGCGCTGGTGGTGCGCTGGGCGCACGAGGTCGCCGCGCGGTTCCCGGACGGCATCGTGTTCGTCGACCTGCGCGGGCACGACCCGGAGACGGCGCTGACCCCGGGCGAGGTGCTGGCGCACGTGCTCGACGCCCTCGGCCTGCCGCGGGACCGGCTGCCGGCCTCGGCCGAGCAGCGGACGGCCGTCTACCGGTCGCTGATCCACGGGCGGCGCACGCTGGTCGTGCTCGACAACGCCGGCACGGCCGACCATGTGCTGCCGCTGGTGCCCAACTCGGCCAACAGCCGGGTGCTGGTCACCAGCAGGCACCGGCTGGCCGCCGTCTCGGCGTACCACGTGGTTCGGCATGTCGAGCTCGACGCCCTCGGGCCTGATGACGCGCACACCCTGCTGGCGCGGGTCCTGGGCCGCGCGCGGGTGGCCGCCGAGCCGGAGGCGACGGCCCGGCTCGCCGAGCTGTGCGGGCGGATCCCGATCGCGCTGCGGGTCGCCGCGGCGCGGCTGTCCGGCCGCCCGCGCCAGCCGATGGCCGAACTCGTGGCCGACCTGTCCGACGAGGGCCGCCTCGACGCGCTGTCGGTCGACGGCGACACGCACAGCGTCCGGACGGTGTTCGCGAGCGCCTACGAGGTCCTCAGCGACCCGGCGGCGCGGATGTTCCGGCTGCTCGGGCTGCATCCGAGCGGCAACGTCTCGTCCTGGTTGGCCGCCGCCGTCACCGGCGACACGCACGGGCGCGGCCGGCGCGGCATCGACGAGTTGGCCGCGGCGCACCTGCTCAGCGAGGTCGCGGTCGGCCGCTACCGGTTCCACGACCTGATGCGGCTCTACGCGGTCGAGCGCGCGGAGCGCGACGAGGAAGGCGCCGCGCGGGACGACGCCGTCGGCCGCCTGCTCGACTGGTATCTGGCCGTCGCATCCGCCGCGAACCGCGTCCTCGACCCGGCCCGCGACCGGGTGGTCGCGACGCCCCGGCAGCCGCCGCGCGAGCTGCCGTTCGGCACCGACCCCGACGAGGTGCTCGCCTTCCTCGACGGCGAGCGCGACAACCTGGTGCCGGTCGCGGGGTTCGCGCTGCGCCACGGCCACCACCGCACCGTCTGCCAGCTCGCCTACCTGACCAGCGGCTACTTCGAGTCCCGGGGCTACGCCGACAGCCGGATCGCGATCCACCGGCTCGGGCTGGAGGCGGCCCGGCGCGGCGCCGACCCGGTGGTCGAGGGGCTGATGCACAGCGGGCTCGGTGTCGCGCTCATCGCCGCACGCCGCTACGAAGACGCCCTCGGCGAGCTGCGCGAGGCGTTGCGGCTGATGGCGGCGGCCGGCGACCAGCGCGGGGTCGGGCACGCCTACAACAACCTCGCCGCGGCCCTCGGCGAACTGGGCCGGTTCGACGAGGCGATCGTCGCGTGCGAGCAGGCTCACGCCGTGCACGTCGCCAACGCGCACACGCTCGGCGCGATCCTGGCGCTCAACAACCTCGGCCACCTCTACGCCCGGGTCGGGCAACCCGAGCAGAGCCTGCACCACCTGCGCCGCGGGCTGCGGCTGGCCCGCGACGCCAACGACCGGCGGCTCGAGGCGGCGATCCAGCACGGCATCGGCGAGACGCACCGCAGCACGGGGACGCTCGACCCGGCGCTGGAGGCCTTCGCCGAGGCGTTGGCCCTGCGCCGGGGTGCGGGCAACCGGCACTACGAGGCGCGCACGCTGGTCGAGATCGGCACGACGCTGATCATGGCCGGGCGGCGGGCCGAGGCCGGAAAGCCGCTCGAGGAGGCGTTGACGATCGCCGGCGAGCTGGGCGACGAGCACCTTGCCGACCGGGCCCGGGCCGAACTGGCCCGGCTGGGCTGA
- a CDS encoding Hsp70 family protein — MRSGDVVLGVDFGTSNTAASLVFADGRTRSVLFDGSPLLPSAVCVDGSTLLVGRDAIQAATFHPAGAEFHPKQRIDDGTVLLSGTEYPVADLIVAVLRRVVDEATRSAGTPPTRMVLGCPAAWGAHRRETLLAAATTVMASCELVAEPVAAAASFVTVAPLAVGSCALVYDLGAGTFDASVVRRTADGFSVLAEEGIVNAGGLDLDATIVAHLGATYGSRDPDAWQRLTSPATDADRRASRQLWDAVRNAKETLSRRTATKIEVPLLEDDAPLGREQLDSLARPLLDRTVAASRAALATARIPAADLAGVYLVGGASRYPLVATLLHQAFGVTPTTVEQPELAVAEGAAGPGASDGTPPTRVLPAGAAPRGRRFSRRAAVLAAGVATITIAGAVALALRPDNPDNPADPRSLVGSTTPSTTTPSASATPTPTPSPKAYNPLIDQCLIGAWQATLWEGPATIGGVDVTVNLVGTKLMRHYDGKGTVWEDLRDGVVRQGKKGGRTYQQVFNGFTVWGYRSQGDPAFPQTGTSRGRAFFQNARTKGRIVTKVDGSVRNNVAFAATTSPEEYFCTTTVLTVQDDDGSRREYKRVSPTPAPRPKL, encoded by the coding sequence ATGCGATCGGGGGACGTCGTTCTGGGCGTCGATTTCGGCACGTCCAACACCGCCGCCAGCCTGGTTTTCGCCGACGGGCGCACCCGCTCCGTGCTGTTCGACGGGTCGCCGCTGCTCCCGTCGGCGGTCTGCGTCGACGGCAGCACCCTGCTGGTCGGGCGCGATGCCATCCAGGCCGCCACCTTCCACCCGGCCGGCGCGGAGTTCCATCCCAAGCAGCGGATCGACGACGGCACGGTGTTGCTGTCGGGGACGGAATACCCGGTCGCCGACCTGATCGTGGCCGTGCTGCGCCGGGTCGTCGACGAGGCGACCCGGTCGGCCGGGACGCCACCGACCAGGATGGTGCTCGGCTGCCCGGCCGCCTGGGGCGCGCATCGCCGGGAGACGTTGCTGGCGGCGGCGACCACCGTCATGGCGTCGTGTGAGCTGGTCGCCGAGCCCGTCGCCGCCGCGGCCTCGTTCGTCACAGTGGCCCCGCTCGCCGTCGGGTCGTGTGCCCTCGTCTACGACCTCGGCGCCGGCACGTTCGACGCCTCCGTCGTGCGCCGCACCGCCGACGGGTTCAGCGTGCTGGCCGAGGAAGGCATCGTCAACGCGGGCGGCCTCGACCTCGACGCGACGATCGTGGCCCACTTGGGTGCGACCTACGGCTCCCGCGATCCCGATGCCTGGCAGCGGCTGACCTCACCGGCGACCGACGCCGACCGGCGGGCCAGCCGGCAACTCTGGGACGCGGTGCGCAACGCCAAGGAGACGCTGTCGCGCCGTACCGCGACGAAGATCGAGGTGCCGCTTCTCGAAGACGACGCGCCACTGGGCCGCGAGCAACTCGACAGCCTCGCCCGGCCGCTGCTCGACCGCACCGTCGCCGCCAGCCGGGCGGCCCTCGCCACGGCCCGGATCCCGGCGGCCGACCTGGCCGGCGTCTACCTGGTGGGCGGCGCGAGCCGCTACCCCCTCGTGGCCACTCTGCTGCACCAGGCGTTCGGCGTCACCCCGACCACGGTCGAGCAGCCCGAACTCGCGGTGGCCGAGGGTGCTGCCGGGCCCGGCGCGAGCGACGGCACACCACCGACCCGGGTGTTGCCGGCCGGTGCCGCGCCGCGCGGTCGACGGTTCTCCCGCCGGGCCGCGGTGCTGGCCGCCGGCGTCGCGACCATCACCATCGCGGGCGCGGTGGCCCTGGCGCTGCGGCCGGACAACCCCGACAACCCAGCCGATCCGCGGTCGCTCGTGGGTTCGACGACACCGTCGACCACCACGCCCTCGGCGAGCGCGACGCCGACACCGACGCCAAGTCCGAAGGCATACAACCCCCTCATCGACCAATGCCTGATCGGCGCATGGCAGGCCACCCTATGGGAGGGTCCGGCGACGATCGGCGGCGTCGACGTCACGGTCAACCTGGTCGGCACCAAGCTGATGCGCCACTACGACGGCAAGGGCACGGTGTGGGAAGACCTGCGCGATGGCGTGGTGCGGCAGGGGAAGAAGGGCGGCCGCACCTACCAGCAGGTCTTCAACGGGTTCACCGTCTGGGGCTATCGCTCCCAGGGCGATCCCGCGTTCCCGCAGACCGGCACGTCAAGAGGGCGCGCCTTCTTCCAGAACGCCAGGACGAAGGGCCGTATCGTCACCAAGGTCGACGGAAGTGTGCGCAACAACGTGGCGTTCGCGGCCACGACCTCACCGGAGGAATACTTCTGCACCACCACCGTCCTGACCGTGCAGGACGACGACGGCTCGCGGCGCGAATACAAGCGGGTCTCCCCCACCCCGGCGCCGCGGCCCAAACTGTGA
- a CDS encoding DNA-3-methyladenine glycosylase family protein produces MARISLAGATDEVAARDRAFADLVAKVGPIRYLPRFPDGPFGMLVRSIISQQISAAAAQAIIGRTAATVGGSFTAQGIAAASDDDLRTAGLSRNKVASLRDLSAKVLNGTVDVNPSTRLSDEEVVRRLTQVRGIGRWSAEMYLMHCLRRLDVWPVGDLDVREGYALAWDVDPAPTARELDPLGEPFRPYRSVVARYCQEAVFLDRAP; encoded by the coding sequence GTGGCACGGATTTCGCTGGCTGGCGCGACCGACGAGGTCGCCGCTCGAGACCGGGCATTTGCCGATCTCGTGGCCAAGGTAGGCCCGATCCGCTATCTGCCGCGGTTTCCGGACGGACCGTTCGGCATGCTGGTCCGCTCGATCATCTCGCAGCAGATCTCCGCGGCCGCGGCGCAGGCCATCATCGGCCGCACGGCCGCGACGGTCGGCGGATCGTTCACGGCGCAGGGCATCGCCGCGGCGTCCGACGACGACCTTCGAACGGCCGGGCTGTCCCGCAACAAGGTGGCCTCGCTGCGCGACCTGTCGGCCAAGGTCCTAAACGGCACCGTCGACGTCAACCCATCGACGCGGCTGAGCGACGAAGAGGTCGTGCGCCGGCTGACCCAGGTGCGTGGCATCGGCCGCTGGAGCGCGGAGATGTATCTGATGCACTGCCTGCGCCGGCTCGATGTCTGGCCGGTCGGCGACCTCGACGTCCGGGAGGGCTACGCGCTCGCGTGGGACGTCGACCCGGCGCCGACGGCCAGGGAACTCGACCCGCTCGGTGAGCCGTTCCGGCCCTACCGGTCGGTGGTCGCCCGCTACTGCCAGGAGGCGGTTTTCCTGGACCGCGCCCCATAG